Genomic DNA from Rhodothermales bacterium:
CGTGCATCTGACCGGCAGCCGGAGCCGTCCAGAGTTCGTCCACGGTGCCTCCCAGCCCATCGCCATGCCAGGTCCCGGTCAGGAAGCTGCTCACCACGTCCAGAGAAACGTCCAGACCAGCGGTCGAATCCGTCAGCGCCAGGGTGTTTGCGGTCTTCGCGGTCTGGGCGGATGCCGACCCGACCATCAACAGGCCGGCGGTCAGCAGAACGGGAATTCTCATGGCGTCGGGGGTGTTTCGCCCAATGTAGGTCCGATCAGATCCCAAAGGTTGCCGTAGAGATCCGCAAAAACCGCCACCGTGCCATACGACTGCACGGCCGGCGCCCGCACGAATTCCACCCCTGCGTCCGAGTAGGCTCGAAAGTCACGCCAGAAGTCGTCCGTGTGCAGAAAAAAGCCCACCCGGCCGCCGGTCTGATTGCCAATCGCGGCTCTCTGGGAGTCTGTATTGGCCCGTGCCAGGAGGATGCGCGAAGCGGGTCCCGGCGGCTTGACGACCACCCAGCGCTTGTCCTGTTCGGGCTGATAGGTGTCCTCCAGCAAGGCGAATCCCAGCTTCCCGGTAAAGAACGCGACGGCCTCGTCATGGTCTCGAACCACCAGCGTTACCATGTCCAGTGCGGCGCCGGCCGTGACCAGGAGGCTGGTAGTTTTGATCTGTCCGGCGTGGCGTGCCGCATGCTCGCCGGCATGCATGAGAAGTCCGATCACGGTCGATGGGAGCTGTGCCCCTCCGACCGCGCGGAAGTCTGTCACGGTCTCCGGGGACGTACCCCGAAGCTGGGCGAGCGCCTGATCGACGACCCGATGAAACCGGGCGAGTAACTCCTGGGCGGCAACTCGGGTGGAAGCATCCCGCTCCGCGGCAAGGTCGGTCCGCTGTGCCTCCGTCAGTGCTTCCCCCCGCGCGTAGGTGAACAATCGGTCGGTGCTGCCGGACAGGTGCGACAGATGCCACCCGATGGACGCGCATCCCTCCGGCCGCGTCCAGAGGTCAGGCTCGGCCAGACCCGCCAGCACGGCCCGGATCTCCTCCTGGGCGCCCAGGAGTGCGTGGGCTACAGGTTGCAGCACACCAGGCACCCCCTCTACAGGGCCGCGGAGCCAGGGTTCAGGATTCGACATGATCCGGCATTTGGTAGCGGAAGTCGCACGAATCGGCTCCTGCCGCGATGGTTTGTGTGCGTTCAAACAGTACGCCCCACAGCTCGGCCATGCGCCAATCGAGGCTACAGGCTGCATGACGCGTCAACTCGGGCATGCCGTGATCGCGAAAGTATTCCGCGATCGGGCACCGGACCACATCGAACGCGATACCCTCACCGGACGCCAGGAGCTCCCGTTCAAACGGTGCGGTGAACACCGTGCGGAAGGAGAGGTCGAGCATCCATTGTACTCGCGTCCTCAGGCGTCGGCTTCGAAGCCTTGAGACCCGGTTCAGAAGGACGAATACCGGCCGAAACAGACGCCAATGGGTGTCTTGGACCAGTCGGCCCGCTTCGTCGGCGTCGAGGCCGGCCTCCAGCGCGGATGCATACAGCGCGCGGCTCCAGTCGAAGTAGCGCAGGAGCAGGTTTACGCCAAACGAATATCGGCTTTCTGTTCGGGCGTAGGCCCTGCGCATTTCCGCCAGAACGGTCTGCGCATCTACAGGGCGGTCTGCCAGCGCTTCCTGGGCCGCACGACGATAGGCGACGCCCGGGGGCAGAAGAAGTCTGCCGAAGCTCACCCCGACAATCCGAGCAGCCTGTGCTCGAGCTTGTTGAATTGGCCCTTGCTCAGAAACACGCGATGCAGGCCATCCTCCAGCTGGACCTGTACCGTCGCCTTGCGCTCCGTGCCGATG
This window encodes:
- a CDS encoding DinB family protein, with translation MSNPEPWLRGPVEGVPGVLQPVAHALLGAQEEIRAVLAGLAEPDLWTRPEGCASIGWHLSHLSGSTDRLFTYARGEALTEAQRTDLAAERDASTRVAAQELLARFHRVVDQALAQLRGTSPETVTDFRAVGGAQLPSTVIGLLMHAGEHAARHAGQIKTTSLLVTAGAALDMVTLVVRDHDEAVAFFTGKLGFALLEDTYQPEQDKRWVVVKPPGPASRILLARANTDSQRAAIGNQTGGRVGFFLHTDDFWRDFRAYSDAGVEFVRAPAVQSYGTVAVFADLYGNLWDLIGPTLGETPPTP
- a CDS encoding L-2-amino-thiazoline-4-carboxylic acid hydrolase; protein product: MSFGRLLLPPGVAYRRAAQEALADRPVDAQTVLAEMRRAYARTESRYSFGVNLLLRYFDWSRALYASALEAGLDADEAGRLVQDTHWRLFRPVFVLLNRVSRLRSRRLRTRVQWMLDLSFRTVFTAPFERELLASGEGIAFDVVRCPIAEYFRDHGMPELTRHAACSLDWRMAELWGVLFERTQTIAAGADSCDFRYQMPDHVES